Proteins encoded within one genomic window of Micromonospora halotolerans:
- a CDS encoding SDR family oxidoreductase translates to MTQLSGRVALVTGGSRGIGAAIAQRLAHDGATVALTYTSAAMKAQAVADKIEAEGGRALVIRADNGDPDEAVGAVEQTVRVLGGIDILVNNAGVFTGGPLDQITLTELDRILAVDVRAVFLASQAAARHMTEGGRIITIGSALTERVPADGMTVYAMCKAALTGLTRGLARDLGPRGITATVVHGGLIDTDMNPADGPAAGLLTGVTALGRYGTAADIAATVSHLAGDGGRYITGTAITVDGGFAA, encoded by the coding sequence ATGACACAGCTGTCCGGACGGGTCGCACTGGTGACCGGCGGGAGCCGCGGGATCGGCGCGGCCATCGCCCAGCGACTCGCGCACGACGGCGCGACGGTGGCGCTCACCTACACCAGTGCCGCCATGAAGGCCCAGGCCGTCGCTGACAAGATCGAGGCCGAAGGCGGGCGCGCACTGGTCATCCGCGCCGACAACGGCGACCCGGACGAGGCCGTCGGTGCCGTCGAGCAGACCGTGCGAGTGCTCGGCGGCATCGACATCCTGGTCAACAACGCCGGCGTCTTCACCGGCGGCCCACTGGACCAGATCACGCTGACCGAGCTCGACCGGATCCTCGCCGTCGACGTGCGCGCGGTCTTCCTCGCGTCACAGGCCGCCGCGCGGCACATGACCGAAGGCGGTCGGATCATCACCATCGGCAGCGCTCTGACCGAGCGGGTCCCGGCGGATGGCATGACCGTGTATGCGATGTGCAAGGCCGCGCTAACCGGTCTGACCCGGGGCCTGGCGCGTGACCTGGGCCCGCGCGGGATCACCGCCACCGTGGTGCACGGCGGCCTGATCGACACCGACATGAACCCGGCCGACGGCCCCGCGGCGGGCCTGCTCACCGGTGTCACCGCGCTAGGCCGCTACGGCACCGCCGCGGACATCGCCGCGACGGTGTCCCACCTGGCCGGCGACGGCGGCCGGTACATCACCGGCACCGCGATCACCGTCGACGGCGGATTCGCCGCCTGA
- a CDS encoding SgcJ/EcaC family oxidoreductase produces the protein MTSTRTQDTDEHAVRALIDAVSAAWADNDVAAFVAHYADDATAVLPGLALLSKAVIRTAMAAAFADQLKGTRRIHRVQDVRFLDNATAIVISRSVTVHASENEPPADRWSIATWVLSDRSGRWLIEAYHDCPAA, from the coding sequence ATGACTTCCACGAGGACCCAGGACACCGACGAGCATGCGGTACGAGCCCTGATCGACGCCGTCTCGGCCGCGTGGGCGGACAACGACGTGGCCGCGTTCGTCGCCCACTACGCCGACGACGCGACCGCGGTCCTGCCTGGGCTCGCACTGCTGAGCAAGGCAGTGATCCGCACCGCGATGGCGGCGGCGTTCGCCGACCAACTCAAGGGCACTCGGCGCATCCATCGCGTGCAGGACGTGCGGTTCCTCGACAACGCCACCGCGATCGTGATCAGCCGCAGCGTCACCGTCCACGCCAGCGAGAACGAGCCGCCCGCCGATCGATGGTCGATCGCGACGTGGGTCCTGTCCGACCGCTCCGGGCGTTGGCTCATCGAGGCCTACCACGACTGCCCCGCCGCCTGA
- a CDS encoding sigma-70 family RNA polymerase sigma factor — translation MAQAAQDLVREPYAGTDDEEFSRLTEPFRRELLAHCYRMLGSLHDAQDIVQETYLRAWRGFAGFEGRSSLRVWLYRIATSACLTTLNHRSRRVLPSGLGPSGDPDQPLTVAGPDVAWVHPLPDAALPAVDPATIVTTRSSVRLALVAALQYLPARQRAVLILRDVLAWHASEVADLLDTTTDAVNSALARARAHLARTGLTEDMFTEPADPADRMLLDRYAQAFQNADTAALLRVLREDVTMEMPPHLTWFAGRDAVIRFLTTTVFDRAGAVRTIPATANGQPALATYTRGADGLYHPHGLQVLTLTRTGVSRIVSFHDPSLFEPCSLPARIDGSGRPVGGR, via the coding sequence ATGGCGCAAGCAGCGCAGGATCTGGTCCGGGAGCCTTACGCGGGGACGGACGACGAGGAGTTCTCCCGGCTCACCGAGCCGTTCCGCCGCGAACTTCTGGCGCACTGCTACCGCATGCTGGGCTCGCTGCACGACGCCCAGGACATCGTCCAGGAAACCTACCTGCGGGCCTGGCGCGGCTTTGCCGGTTTCGAGGGCCGATCGTCGCTGCGGGTCTGGCTGTATCGCATCGCCACCAGCGCCTGCCTCACCACCCTGAACCACCGCAGTCGACGGGTCCTGCCCTCCGGGCTAGGGCCCTCCGGTGACCCGGACCAGCCGCTGACGGTCGCCGGTCCGGACGTCGCTTGGGTCCACCCGCTGCCCGACGCCGCACTGCCGGCCGTGGACCCTGCCACGATCGTCACCACACGTAGCAGCGTCCGACTCGCCCTGGTGGCAGCTCTGCAATACCTTCCGGCCAGACAGCGGGCCGTGCTGATCCTGCGCGACGTGCTCGCCTGGCACGCCTCCGAGGTCGCCGACCTGCTCGACACCACTACCGACGCGGTCAACAGCGCGCTCGCCCGGGCCCGCGCGCACCTCGCTCGCACCGGCCTCACCGAGGACATGTTCACCGAACCGGCCGATCCGGCCGACCGGATGCTGCTCGACCGGTACGCACAGGCCTTCCAGAACGCGGACACCGCGGCACTGCTACGGGTGCTGCGCGAGGACGTCACGATGGAGATGCCGCCACACCTGACATGGTTCGCCGGACGCGACGCGGTCATTCGCTTCCTCACCACCACCGTGTTCGACCGCGCCGGGGCGGTCCGCACGATTCCGGCGACGGCCAACGGCCAGCCGGCGCTCGCCACCTACACCCGCGGCGCCGACGGGCTCTACCATCCGCACGGCCTGCAGGTGCTCACCCTCACCCGAACAGGCGTCTCCCGGATCGTGTCCTTCCACGACCCGAGCCTCTTCGAGCCCTGCAGTCTCCCGGCACGCATCGACGGGTCCGGCCGGCCGGTCGGAGGACGGTAG